The DNA segment CAGGGACTCAAGCAGAAGGGATACGCCCAGAAGATCATCCTGCAGGCGGTAAGCCGATGCCGCGAGCTTGGCATGATGGATGACCGGGCGTTCGCCAGACAGCTGACTTCACACCGCTCCCGCATCCAGCGCAAGGGAAAGCGGCTGATCGAGCAGGAGCTCAAGCAGCGCGGAATAGAGCAGGACGATATAGCGGACGCTCTGGCCGAGACGAATACGCAGCAGGAACGGGACAATGCGTTGAACTGGATTCGCAAGAAGTGGCCCGCTCTGAAGGGAGACACGCGAGTCCGCAAGCAGAAAATGGCCGCATTCTTGTACCGCAAGGGCTTCGATTCCGCGCTCATTCGGGACAGCCTGCGCGCCTATATGGAAGAAGCGGAAGAGGCGGATGCGGGCGAGTTGGATTGGGAATAGCCGCTCGACGCCCCGCAAGCTTCGACAAATTCGGCAATCCCCCTCTTGCAGCTGCAGGCATAATTCCCTCATTTACAAATCTCCCTATTCATTCATCTTGACAATCTGAATTTACAAAAGATACAATATGTAAGTACTTCTATTCACATTCTTGTGCTGGAAGTCCCTGCAGTTTTTTTCTTTCTGCAGGTAATCTTTCGCCCATTTTCACATTCGCCTGCATCTAAGAAATTCCGACAAGTTTCACAGGCGAACGATTGTCGGACGGACATCGCCATGCGGCGTGAACTGCTGCGTTGGCGGACGGACACATTGTCATGCGCAAGAAAACGTAATCAAATGAATTTTGAAAACCAAAGCTTTTTATGACAACCAACACATTCGCTTGCATCTTGCAAAGGGAATGACGAGGAGGTGAGCAGGTGGATCCAATCATCGTGCTCTTGATTGTTCTCGTAGTTGGCGCTTTATGCTTTGGGATTGGTTATTTTATCCGGAAGTCCCTTGCCGAGGCGAAAATTGCCAGTGCGGAGGCCAGGGCTGAGCAGATCGTGGAGCAAGGCCGCAAGGATGCAGAAGCGCTGAAGAAAGTCACTGTCGTGGAAGCAAAGGACGAGGTTCATAGACTCCGGGCTGAGGCTGAGCGGGACATTCGCGACCGACGCAATGAGGTGCAGCGTCTCGAAAGGCGATTGCTTCAGAAAGAGGAATCGCTGGATAAGAAATTAGAATCTTTGGAGCGTAAAGAAGAAAAAATTGCCAACAAAGAGAAACGGATTGAAGAGACACAAGAACAAATCGATGAACTTTACCGCACCCAGGTAGCGGAGTTGGAGCGGATCTCGGGTCTGACGACCGAGGACGCCCGCAAAATTATATTGGGCAATGTGGAGCAGGAAGTGCGCCACGAAACCGCCCAGTTGATCAAGGACCTGGAGCAGCAGGCGAAGGAGGAAGCGGACAAGCGCGCGCGCGACATTATCTCGCTCGCGATTCAGCGTTGCGCCGCAGACCACGTAGCCGAGACAACCGTATCGGTTGTGGCGTTGCCGAATGAAGAGATGAAGGGCCGCATTATCGGCCGGGAAGGCCGCAATATTCGGGCGCTGGAAACGCTGACAGGCATAGACCTGATCATTGACGACACGCCGGAGGCGGTCATTCTGTCGGGCTTTGACCCGATTCGCCGGGAAATTGCGCGTACAGCGCTGGAGAAGCTGGTGGCCGATGGCCGCATCCATCCGGCGCGAATCGAGGAGATGGTCGAGAAGTCGCGCAAGGAAGTGGATGAGCGCATCCGCGAGTACGGCGAGCAAGCGACCTTCGAAATCGGCGTGCACGGGCTTCATCCGGATCTGATCAAAATTTTGGGTCGACTCCGTTTCCGTACAAGCTACGGCCAAAACGTATTGAAGCATTCGCTCGAGGTTGCACATTTGGCAGGGTTGATGGCTGGTGAATTGGGCGAAGACATCACACTCGCCAAGCGTGCAGGGCTCTTGCATGATATCGGCAAAGCGCTGGATCATGAAGTCGAAGGCTCCCACGTGGAAATTGGCGTGGAAATCGGCAAGAAGTACAAGGAGCATCCGGTTGTGATTAACAGCATTGCATCGCATCATGGCGATACGGAGGCAACTTCGGTAATAGCTGTATTGGTCGGCGCTGCCGATGCTTTGTCTGCCGCGCGTCCGGGAGCAAGACGCGAAACGCTGGAAACGTACATCAAGCGCTTGGAGAAGCTGGAGGAGATTTCCGAATCGTTCGAAGGCGTCGACAAGTCGTACGCGATTCAAGCCGGACGCGAGCTTCGCGTTATGGTCACACCGGAGAAGATCGACGACGCGGAAGCGTTCCGCCTGGCCCGCGACATTACGAAGCGGATCGAAGGCGAGCTCGATTACCCGGGTCATATCAAGGTGACGGTCATCCGGGAAACCCGGGCCGTCGAATATGCGAAATAAGCATAGCATTCGGCACAGCATTGCCGTTACAAGCTAACAGGAAAAGTGGCCAACGGCCACTTTTTTCTGCGTCTGGCGCATAAAAACAGTAGGTTGAAATCATGAGGAGGAGTGCATTATCAAGGTACTATTTATCGGCGATGTCGTAGGCTCTGCGGGACGAGAGGCGGTGCGGCGCATGCTTCCCGCGCTCAAGCAAAAGCATCAACCGGATTTCGTGCTGGTCAATGCCGAGAATGCTGCGGGCGGGAAGGGCCTGACCGAAGCTTTGGCCAGGGATTTCTATTCGTGGGGCGCTGACGGGCTGACGATGGGCAACCATACATGGGACAATAAGGACATCTTTCAGTTCATTGATAGCGAAAGCCGGCTCGTGCGGCCCGCGAACTTCCCTCCGGGAACGCCGGGCCAAGGGATGATGGTACTGAAGAAGCGGGGGAAGTCGCTCGCTGTAATCAATGTGCAGGGGCGAACCTTCCTGCCGCCGCTCGATTGTCCTTTTCGCACGATGGATGCATTGCTCGAACAGTTGGGTACGGAGACTCGCTGCGTATTCGTCGACTTCCACGCGGAGGCGACTAGCGAGAAGATCGCCATGGGCTGGTATTTGGACGGTCGCGCTTCGGTCGTCGTCGGCACGCACACGCATGTGCAAACCCACGATGAACGGGTGCTGCCCGGCGGTACTGCCTATGTGACGGATGTAGGGATGTGCGGTTCGCATGAGGGCGTACTCGGCATGGAGCGGGAGGCTGTGATGCACCGCTTTTTGACCGGTCTGCCTGCGCGCTTTACAGCAGATGAAGGGCCGTGGCAATTCCATGCCGTGCTGACGGAGATCGACGATGCGACGGGCAGAGCCGGTTCGATTCAGCTGATCCGCAAGAGGGAAGACGAATTTATTTACGAGTAGAAGCGCTTTCTTGAAGGAATTTTCTCAGGGATCCTCGAATAAATATAGATACTGGAATCCAAACACTCATCATTCCCTGGGAGGTACTTTTCATGGAAGTATTGAAAGTTTCCGGTAAATCAAATCCGAATTCTGTTGCTGGCGCCTTGGCTGGTGTGCTGCGCGAGCGGGGAAGCGCTGAATTGCAAGCCATTGGGGCCGGCGCGTTGAATCAAGCGATCAAAGCTGTTGCCATCGCCCGGGGGTTTGTGGCTCCTAGCGGTGTGGACTTGATCTGCATTCCTGCGTTCACGGACATTGTGATCGACGGAGAGGACCGCACGGCTATCAAGCTGATCGTGGAACCGAGATAAGCCGACATAGATGCTTTTTCGTGAAGTGCCTGTTTACTTGGTGAACAGGTTTTTTCTTTTGCTTATTTCCTGAAGGGAGGCGGTTGGATCGGATGCATGTATGGGATGGACATTGCGATGTGCTGGCGAAGCTGCTGGAACGTCCGGAGCTGACCTTCGATGATCCCGGTTTGGATGCGAATCGCGCCCGTTTGCGGAGCGGCGGTGTCCGCATGCAGACGTTCGCGATATTTCTGTGCGATCGAAAGCCGAAGCCGACGATGGATGACGCCTTGGAATCGGTGCGCTTGTTCCAGGAACGCATACTGGCTGATCCGGCTTTCATGCCGATTCGTTCGCAGAAGGATGTGGAAGAGCTTAGTAAGGATTTATTGCGAACCGGTGCGATGCTGACGCTTGAAGGCGCAGACGTCATAGAAGGCCGTACAGCCTATCTAAGGGCGCTGTTCGATCTGGGCGTGCGTGCGGTAGGATTGACTTGGAACTACGCCAATTGGGCCGCTGACGGCGTTAGAGAGCCTCGTCAGGGCGGGCTTACGGTGAAGGGGAAGCAATTTGTTCGGGAGTGCAACCAATTGGGCATGATAGTGGATGTGTCCCACTTGACGGAAACGGGCTTCTGGGAGCTGTGCGAGATGAGCCGCAGGCCTTTTTACGCTTCTCATTCGAATGCATACGCGATTTGTCCGCATCCGCGCAATTTGAAGAATGACCAGATTGAAGCGCTGTTCCGCCAGGGCGGCATTATGGGCTTGACCTTCGTGCCCTATTTCCTTCGCAAGGGCAGCGGGGCTGCGATCGATGATGTGCTGCGCCATGTGGAGCATGTGTGCGGCCTGGGCGGGGAACGGCAGCTGACCTTCGGCTCGGATTTCGACGGCATCAATGAATGGGTGCGCGGCCTGGAGCACGCCGGCTGCTATCCGCAGCTGATCGAGGCGCTGCTGCGCCGGTACAGCGAAACGCAAGTGAGGGGTTTTTTATGGGAAAATGCACGACAATTTTTCAATTCCGCCCTGCCCGAAGTTTAGCACGCGATCAGCTGAAAATGGGCCAAGCCTTGTCCCGCAAGGGGGTTGGGCATATAATGTCACAGCTTGGACATGAATCGTTCTCAAAGTTAGAACGATATGATCGAAAAGTTCTATATGTTCGGGCCGGAAATGCGCTTGCATTTTGTCGAACGAAATCTTAATATGGATGATGACACTGAAAAGATATTTTTATCAGCCAAGTTTTCAGCACTTATTTTAGCACCGTTTGGTCTACACTAGGTCTAAACGGATGTGGATCTAACGATCGATCATTAAAGGAGTGGACGTTGTGATTAGCCAGTTGTCATGGAAGATCGGTGGACAGCAAGGGGAAGGGCTGGAGAGTACCGACCGGATTTTCTCTACCGCTTTGAACCGCCAGGGCTATTATTTGTACGGTTATCGGCATTTCTCTTCCCGAATCAAGGGAGGGCATACGAACAATAAAATCCGGATCAGCACGAAGCCGATTCGTGCGATTTCCGACGATTTGGATATTTTGGTCGCGTTCGACCAGGAAACCATTGATCTGAACGCTCACGAGCTGCGCAAAGGCGGAGTGGTGATTGCTGACGCCAAGTTCAATCCGGAGCTCCCGGAAGGAATCGATGCGCGGCTGTTTGCTGTGCCGTTCACTGCAATTGCCGAGGAGCTCGGCACTTCGCTGATGAAGAACATGGTGGCAACGGGCGCTTCCGCTGCCGTGCTCGGCCTCGATGTGGGCATCGTGCAGAAGGTTGTGGAAGAAGAATTCGGCCGCAAGGGCGCGGCAGTCGTAGAGAAGAACTGTGAAGCGGTTGCAAGAGGCGCCCAGTTTATTCTGGACGCCGCAGAAGCTTCGCTTGACGAATTCAAGCTGGCGGAAGGCGACGGCGAAGGCCGCTTGTTCATCATCGGCAACGATGCCATCGGCCTGGGTGCGCTTGCCGGGGGCTGCCGCTTCATGCCGGCCTATCCGATTACGCCTGCTTCTGAAATCATGGAGTATTTGATCAAGCGTCTTCCGGAATACGGCGGCACAGTCATTCAGACCGAAGACGAAATCGCTGCCGTCACGATGGCGATTGGCGCCAACTATGGCGGCGTGCGGGCATTGACGGCATCGGCTGGTCCAGGTCTGTCGCTGATGATGGAAGCGATCGGGCTGTCCGGCATGACCGAGACGCCGGTTGTCATTGTGAACACGATGCGCGGTGGTCCAAGCACGGGCTTGCCAACGAAGCAGGAGCAGAGCGACCTGAATGCGATGATCTACGGCACGCACGGGGAAATTCCGAAGATCGTCCTTGCGCCAAGCACGGTGGAAGAGTGCTTCTACGATGCGATTGAAGCGTTCAACTTGGCTGAGAAATATCAATGTCCGGTTATTCTGTTGATCGACCTGCAGCTTGCGCTCGGCAAGCAAACGGCCGAGAACCTTGACTTCAGCCGTGTCAAGATTGATCGCGGCTATCTCGTAAGCAATCCGGAGCCAGCAGGCGATGACCAGCTGTTCAAGCGCTACGCCGTTACGGAAGACGGCATCTCGCCGCGGGTTCTGCCGGGCACGAAGAACGGCCTGCATCACGTGACAGGCGTCGAGCATGACGAGGAAGGCAGACCGTCCGAGAATGCGGTCAACCGCAAGAATATGATGGATAAGCGTCTGCGCAAGCTCAATCACATTCAGGTGACCGATCCGATCAAAGCGGATGCGCCTTATGACGATGCAGACCTTCTGATCGTCAGCATGAACTCGCTCGGAGGCACCATCGATGAAGCGCGCGGCCGCTTGGAGAACGACGGCATCAAGACGAATCATATGACGATTCGCCTGATTCACCCGTTCCCGACGGAGCTGGTGAAGGAGCAGATGGACAAAGCGAAGAGGGTGCTTGTCGTGGAGAATAACGCGACAGGGCAATTGCGAGACCAAATCAAGCTGCATGTCGGGCAGGCCGAGAAGCTCAACAGCTTGTTGAAATATGATGGCAATCCGTTCCTTCCGGCAGAAGTGTATAACCATTCCAAGGGGTTGATGTAAGATGGCGACATTTAAAGATTTCCGTAACAAGGTGAAGCCGAACTGGTGCCCCGGCTGTGGGGACTTCTCCATTCAGGCAGCGATTCAACGGGCAGCGGCCAACGTTGGCCTGGAGCCCGAGGATCTGGCGGTAGTTTCCGGCATCGGCTGTTCTGGACGTATTTCCGGCTATATTAACGCATACGGCTTCCACGGCATTCATGGCCGCGCACTTCCGATCGCGCAAGGTCTCAAGATGGCCAACCGCGAGCTGACCGTCATTGCTTCCGGCGGCGACGGCGACGGCTTTGCAATCGGGATGGGTCACACGATCCATGCGATCCGCCGCAATATCAACATCACCTATATCGTGATGGATAACCAGATTTACGGCTTGACGAAGGGCCAAACCTCGCCGCGAAGCGCATTCGGCTTCAAGACGAAGAGCACGCCGGCTGGTTCGATCGAGTCCGCGCTCTCCCCGCTGGAGATGGCGCTGGCTGCAGGAGCCTCTTTCGTTGCCCAATCCTTCTCCAGCAACCTGAAGCAGCTGACTTCGCTGATTGAGGAAGGCATGAAGCATGAGGGCTTCTCCTTCATCAACGTGTTCAGCCCGTGCGTGACTTTCAACAAGATTAACACGTACGACTGGTTCAAGGAGAATATCGTCGATCTCGACGAATCATCTGATTATGATCCGTCTAACCGCGTGATGGCGATGTCCAAGATCATGGAGACGAACAGCCTGGCTTGCGGTCTGATCTATCAGGACAAGTCGCGTCCAAGCTACGAGAACCAAGTTAAGGGCTTCCGCGAACAAGGGCTTGCCTTGCAGGATCTGACGATCACTGAGGATGAATTCAACAAGCTGGTAGCGGAGTTCCGCTAAGCGTATAAGAGGGAGGCATGAGAGCGACAGGCTCTTGTGCCTCTTTTTTTGTTTCACCGGCAGAATAGGGTATACTGAGAGAAAGAGACAATTCGACGCGAAAGGTGTGGATTTGCATGGAGAGCAAGCAAGTGCCGATTGGCGTGTCCGCCAGACATATTCATCTGTCGAAGGAGCATATTGCGATCTTGTTCGGCGACGGGGCGGAACTGTCCGTACTGAAGGAGCTTTCCCAGCCGGGGCAATTTGCAGCAAATGAAACCGTCGAGGTCGTAGGGCCAAAAGGTTCTTTTCCCAAAGTGCGCATTCTTGGACCGGCTCGCGGCAAGACACAGATCGAAATATCCCGTACAGATGCCTTCTCGATCGGCGTCCCGGCGCCTGTGCGCGAGTCCGGCAATATCGCGGGCAGTCCTGGCGTGACCGTGAAAGGACCGAAGGGAGAGGTCGTCCTGGAGGAAGGAGTCATTGTGGCAGCGCGGCATATCCACTTCCACACATCGGATGCGGCCAAGTGGGGCATTGCGAACGGCGATCTGCTGCGGGTTCGCGTGAATGGAGAGCGTCCGCTGGTCTTCGAGGATGTCGTTGCCCGGGTGTCCGACAGCTTCGCGCTGGATATGCATATCGATACGGATGAAGCCAATTCCGCCGGCTGCAAGACAGGCGATGCGGGCGAA comes from the Xylanibacillus composti genome and includes:
- a CDS encoding regulatory protein RecX encodes the protein MSGAGVTITAVEADGKQKGQYRVHLEDGRQLDVHEDVLVKYRLLKGETLDASTIRRIRQEESAQEAIQQALRWLSVRARSEQELVQGLKQKGYAQKIILQAVSRCRELGMMDDRAFARQLTSHRSRIQRKGKRLIEQELKQRGIEQDDIADALAETNTQQERDNALNWIRKKWPALKGDTRVRKQKMAAFLYRKGFDSALIRDSLRAYMEEAEEADAGELDWE
- the rny gene encoding ribonuclease Y, translated to MDPIIVLLIVLVVGALCFGIGYFIRKSLAEAKIASAEARAEQIVEQGRKDAEALKKVTVVEAKDEVHRLRAEAERDIRDRRNEVQRLERRLLQKEESLDKKLESLERKEEKIANKEKRIEETQEQIDELYRTQVAELERISGLTTEDARKIILGNVEQEVRHETAQLIKDLEQQAKEEADKRARDIISLAIQRCAADHVAETTVSVVALPNEEMKGRIIGREGRNIRALETLTGIDLIIDDTPEAVILSGFDPIRREIARTALEKLVADGRIHPARIEEMVEKSRKEVDERIREYGEQATFEIGVHGLHPDLIKILGRLRFRTSYGQNVLKHSLEVAHLAGLMAGELGEDITLAKRAGLLHDIGKALDHEVEGSHVEIGVEIGKKYKEHPVVINSIASHHGDTEATSVIAVLVGAADALSAARPGARRETLETYIKRLEKLEEISESFEGVDKSYAIQAGRELRVMVTPEKIDDAEAFRLARDITKRIEGELDYPGHIKVTVIRETRAVEYAK
- a CDS encoding TIGR00282 family metallophosphoesterase — protein: MKVLFIGDVVGSAGREAVRRMLPALKQKHQPDFVLVNAENAAGGKGLTEALARDFYSWGADGLTMGNHTWDNKDIFQFIDSESRLVRPANFPPGTPGQGMMVLKKRGKSLAVINVQGRTFLPPLDCPFRTMDALLEQLGTETRCVFVDFHAEATSEKIAMGWYLDGRASVVVGTHTHVQTHDERVLPGGTAYVTDVGMCGSHEGVLGMEREAVMHRFLTGLPARFTADEGPWQFHAVLTEIDDATGRAGSIQLIRKREDEFIYE
- a CDS encoding stage V sporulation protein S encodes the protein MEVLKVSGKSNPNSVAGALAGVLRERGSAELQAIGAGALNQAIKAVAIARGFVAPSGVDLICIPAFTDIVIDGEDRTAIKLIVEPR
- a CDS encoding dipeptidase, with protein sequence MHVWDGHCDVLAKLLERPELTFDDPGLDANRARLRSGGVRMQTFAIFLCDRKPKPTMDDALESVRLFQERILADPAFMPIRSQKDVEELSKDLLRTGAMLTLEGADVIEGRTAYLRALFDLGVRAVGLTWNYANWAADGVREPRQGGLTVKGKQFVRECNQLGMIVDVSHLTETGFWELCEMSRRPFYASHSNAYAICPHPRNLKNDQIEALFRQGGIMGLTFVPYFLRKGSGAAIDDVLRHVEHVCGLGGERQLTFGSDFDGINEWVRGLEHAGCYPQLIEALLRRYSETQVRGFLWENARQFFNSALPEV
- a CDS encoding 2-oxoacid:acceptor oxidoreductase subunit alpha translates to MISQLSWKIGGQQGEGLESTDRIFSTALNRQGYYLYGYRHFSSRIKGGHTNNKIRISTKPIRAISDDLDILVAFDQETIDLNAHELRKGGVVIADAKFNPELPEGIDARLFAVPFTAIAEELGTSLMKNMVATGASAAVLGLDVGIVQKVVEEEFGRKGAAVVEKNCEAVARGAQFILDAAEASLDEFKLAEGDGEGRLFIIGNDAIGLGALAGGCRFMPAYPITPASEIMEYLIKRLPEYGGTVIQTEDEIAAVTMAIGANYGGVRALTASAGPGLSLMMEAIGLSGMTETPVVIVNTMRGGPSTGLPTKQEQSDLNAMIYGTHGEIPKIVLAPSTVEECFYDAIEAFNLAEKYQCPVILLIDLQLALGKQTAENLDFSRVKIDRGYLVSNPEPAGDDQLFKRYAVTEDGISPRVLPGTKNGLHHVTGVEHDEEGRPSENAVNRKNMMDKRLRKLNHIQVTDPIKADAPYDDADLLIVSMNSLGGTIDEARGRLENDGIKTNHMTIRLIHPFPTELVKEQMDKAKRVLVVENNATGQLRDQIKLHVGQAEKLNSLLKYDGNPFLPAEVYNHSKGLM
- a CDS encoding 2-oxoacid:ferredoxin oxidoreductase subunit beta; translation: MATFKDFRNKVKPNWCPGCGDFSIQAAIQRAAANVGLEPEDLAVVSGIGCSGRISGYINAYGFHGIHGRALPIAQGLKMANRELTVIASGGDGDGFAIGMGHTIHAIRRNINITYIVMDNQIYGLTKGQTSPRSAFGFKTKSTPAGSIESALSPLEMALAAGASFVAQSFSSNLKQLTSLIEEGMKHEGFSFINVFSPCVTFNKINTYDWFKENIVDLDESSDYDPSNRVMAMSKIMETNSLACGLIYQDKSRPSYENQVKGFREQGLALQDLTITEDEFNKLVAEFR
- the pduL gene encoding phosphate propanoyltransferase; protein product: MESKQVPIGVSARHIHLSKEHIAILFGDGAELSVLKELSQPGQFAANETVEVVGPKGSFPKVRILGPARGKTQIEISRTDAFSIGVPAPVRESGNIAGSPGVTVKGPKGEVVLEEGVIVAARHIHFHTSDAAKWGIANGDLLRVRVNGERPLVFEDVVARVSDSFALDMHIDTDEANSAGCKTGDAGEILS